From Grus americana isolate bGruAme1 chromosome 22, bGruAme1.mat, whole genome shotgun sequence, the proteins below share one genomic window:
- the RND2 gene encoding rho-related GTP-binding protein RhoN, which yields MEGHLARCKIVVVGDTQCGKTALLHVFAKDCYPENYVPTVFENYTASFEIDKQRTELNMWDTSGSAYYDNVRPLAYPDSDAVLICFDISRPETLDSVLKKWQGETQEFCPNAKIVLVGCKLDMRTDLNTLRELSKQRLIPVTHEQGSALARQIGAVAYAECSSKVSENSVRDVFHVTTLASVNRVHKNLKRSNSKRGLKRASQMSGRTDLLNDTEIRKDRAKSCSIM from the exons ATGGAGGGGCACCTGGCGCGCTGCAAGATCGTGGTGGTGGGGGACACGCAGTGCGGCAAGACGGCGCTGCTGCACGTCTTCGCCAAGGACTGCTACCCCGag aactACGTGCCCACCGTCTTTGAGAACTACACGGCCAGTTTCGAGATCGACAAGCAGCGCACCGAGCTCAACATGTGGGATACCTCAG gctcaGCGTATTACGATAACGTTCGTCCCTTGGCCTACCCTGACTCGGATGCTGTGCTCATCTGCTTTGACATCAGTCGCCCGGAGACCCTGGACAGTGTGCTCAAGAAG TGGCAAGGGGAAACTCAGGAGTTCTGCCCCAACGCGAAGATCGTGCTGGTCGGCTGCAAGCTGGACATGCGGACGGACTTAAACACGCTCCGGGAGCTTTCCAAGCAGCGCCTCATCCCCGTGACGCACGAGCAG GGCAGCGCGCTGGCGCGGCAGATTGGGGCAGTGGCCTATGCAGAGTGCTCCTCCAAGGTCTCGGAGAACAGCGTACGGGATGTGTTTCACGTGACCACACTTGCCTCGGTCAACAGGGTGCACAAGAACTTGAAGCGCAGCAACTCCAAACGGGGACTGAAGCGGGCATCACAGATGTCTGGCAGGACGGACTTACTGAACGACACAGAGATCAGGAAAGACCGAGCCAAGAGCTGCTCCATCATGTGA